A genomic region of Pseudomonas sp. MPC6 contains the following coding sequences:
- a CDS encoding NAD(P)-dependent alcohol dehydrogenase, with product MTTCLGFAAHEAHSALTPFRFDRRALRADDVAIDIAYCGVCHSDAHQVNNDWNNTVYPIVPGHEIVGHVTAVGSSVSRFKVGDRVAVGCQVDSCLQCAPCAEHQEQLCVHGPTPTYNGKDRHTGEITYGGYSEHIVVREQFVLRMPESLDPRYAAPLLCAGITVWSPMRRYGVGKGSKVAVVGLGGLGHMAVKLAVALGAEVTVITTSPGKADDARTLGANHVLLSNDAAAMATAANAFEFIIDTIPSSHNVNPYLMLLGREGVMVLVGAIEPLEPIHGGLLIRNNRTLAGSLIGGIQPIQELLEFCAEHQVLPSCEMIDIKDINTAFERLQRNDVKYRFVIDMTSMRDVAL from the coding sequence ATGACTACTTGCCTGGGATTTGCCGCCCACGAGGCGCATTCCGCCCTCACCCCCTTTCGCTTCGATCGCCGCGCCTTGCGCGCCGATGACGTCGCCATCGATATCGCCTATTGCGGCGTCTGCCATTCCGATGCCCACCAGGTCAACAACGACTGGAACAACACGGTCTATCCCATCGTGCCAGGCCACGAGATCGTCGGGCATGTCACTGCCGTCGGCAGCAGCGTCAGCCGCTTCAAGGTCGGCGACCGGGTCGCGGTCGGTTGCCAGGTCGACAGCTGCCTGCAGTGCGCGCCCTGCGCGGAGCATCAGGAACAACTGTGCGTCCATGGCCCGACGCCGACCTACAACGGCAAGGACCGTCATACCGGCGAGATCACCTATGGTGGTTATTCCGAGCACATTGTCGTTCGTGAGCAGTTCGTTCTGCGCATGCCCGAAAGCCTCGATCCGCGCTACGCCGCGCCTTTGCTGTGCGCCGGCATCACCGTGTGGAGCCCGATGCGCCGTTACGGCGTGGGCAAGGGTTCGAAAGTCGCGGTGGTCGGCCTTGGCGGGCTCGGTCATATGGCCGTGAAACTGGCCGTTGCCCTGGGTGCCGAAGTCACCGTGATCACCACCTCACCGGGCAAGGCCGACGACGCCCGCACCCTCGGTGCCAATCACGTGCTGTTGTCCAACGATGCGGCGGCGATGGCGACAGCGGCCAATGCCTTCGAATTCATCATCGACACCATTCCCAGCAGCCACAACGTCAACCCTTATCTGATGCTGCTGGGTCGCGAGGGCGTGATGGTGCTGGTCGGCGCCATCGAGCCGCTGGAGCCGATCCACGGCGGCTTGCTGATCCGCAATAACCGCACCCTGGCCGGTTCGCTGATCGGCGGGATCCAGCCGATTCAGGAACTGCTGGAATTCTGCGCCGAACACCAGGTCCTGCCCAGCTGCGAAATGATCGACATCAAAGACATCAACACCGCCTTTGAGCGCCTGCAGCGCAACGACGTGAAGTACCGCTTCGTGATCGACATGACCAGCATGCGTGACGTAGCGCTTTAA
- a CDS encoding phenylacetate--CoA ligase — MPTAQLSIEQKTQQLLNNPAEMVNYSQTAWNNLPRAEIDALQLTALKQRFAELRDRIPMLKKLADAQGVDSIEQFDDVVPLLFEHSVYKSYPPSLLEKRNFAQINKWLGKLVTPEMAEAIAAVDVSACQGLDDWFETMDKAVPQLRISHTSGTSGTLSFLPHGVNEWDKFAQLRKLNVWAMEGPDTPAPNLHTIYPYYRKGYLSHVRVHIAMIPALLPDESHFHAAYPTTLSTDVLHLGAKLRAAQSKGTLDRLEISPELMAKKKAFDELQAEMPQHLATFFDHMSTQLKGKRVYIGATWNLLHNMAKAGLERGLEGVFHPDSYIHTAGGGKGSVQPEGWRDDVLRFTGAKVLNESYAMSEIVGGVHTRCEEGHFHFAPTVIPYLLDPETSKPLPRHGRVTGRAAFFDLGAETRWGGFITGDEITVEWDKPCACGRPSYYVVGPIQRYSEINGGDDKISCAATEDSHRQAMDFLTTLEG; from the coding sequence ATGCCCACTGCACAACTGTCGATAGAACAAAAAACCCAGCAGCTGCTGAACAATCCGGCAGAAATGGTCAATTATTCCCAAACCGCCTGGAACAATCTGCCCCGCGCCGAAATCGACGCGCTGCAGCTGACCGCCCTCAAGCAGCGCTTTGCAGAATTGCGCGACCGGATCCCCATGCTCAAAAAGCTTGCCGACGCCCAAGGCGTGGACAGCATCGAGCAATTCGACGACGTGGTGCCGCTGCTGTTCGAACACAGCGTGTACAAGTCCTACCCGCCCTCCTTGCTGGAAAAGCGCAACTTCGCCCAGATCAACAAGTGGCTGGGCAAACTGGTAACGCCAGAGATGGCCGAAGCCATCGCCGCGGTCGACGTCAGCGCGTGCCAGGGCCTGGACGACTGGTTCGAGACCATGGACAAGGCCGTGCCGCAACTGCGCATCAGCCACACCTCGGGCACTTCCGGCACCCTGTCGTTCCTGCCTCACGGCGTCAATGAGTGGGACAAATTCGCCCAGCTGCGCAAGTTGAATGTGTGGGCCATGGAAGGTCCGGACACCCCGGCGCCTAACCTGCACACGATTTATCCGTACTACCGCAAGGGCTACCTGAGCCATGTGCGTGTCCACATCGCCATGATCCCGGCGCTGTTGCCGGACGAATCGCATTTCCATGCGGCTTACCCGACCACCCTCAGCACCGACGTGCTCCACCTGGGGGCCAAGCTGCGCGCGGCACAGTCCAAGGGCACCCTCGATCGCCTGGAGATCAGCCCGGAACTGATGGCCAAGAAGAAGGCTTTCGATGAGTTGCAGGCCGAAATGCCGCAACACTTGGCGACCTTTTTCGATCATATGTCCACCCAGCTCAAGGGCAAGCGCGTGTACATCGGCGCGACCTGGAACCTGTTGCACAACATGGCCAAGGCCGGTCTGGAGCGCGGCCTGGAAGGGGTCTTCCACCCTGACTCGTACATCCACACCGCCGGTGGCGGCAAGGGTTCCGTGCAACCCGAAGGCTGGCGCGACGACGTGCTGCGTTTCACCGGTGCCAAGGTGCTCAACGAATCCTACGCCATGTCCGAAATCGTCGGCGGCGTCCATACGCGCTGCGAAGAGGGCCACTTCCACTTCGCCCCGACCGTCATCCCCTACCTGCTCGATCCGGAGACCAGCAAGCCGCTGCCACGCCATGGCCGTGTGACCGGCCGCGCCGCGTTCTTCGACCTCGGTGCCGAAACCCGCTGGGGCGGCTTTATCACCGGCGATGAAATCACCGTCGAATGGGACAAGCCCTGCGCCTGCGGTCGGCCGAGTTACTACGTGGTCGGACCGATCCAGCGCTACAGCGAAATAAACGGCGGCGACGACAAGATCAGCTGCGCCGCAACAGAAGACTCGCATCGCCAAGCGATGGATTTCCTGACCACATTAGAGGGCTAA
- a CDS encoding acyl-CoA reductase produces the protein MTKPIAPMIIRGKVITDNLIDVGGRGGDLVFQTPDAHKYIDQLPLGNPAKLADLYTLTFKDILDYCEALGERLEFDQNPYLQEACELSYLTAPVTPTMVKGSYMGLRHMLTRESVTEQVENSVGVKYLEGWVKQTLIDGTELDVRCFGARTLHIVAGNATGLSLLTILRNMVLRSDAIIKAPSNDPFTALAIARTMVEMAPDHPLTKHLSVAYWKGGDQAFEERLYQPQNLEKIVAWGGFNSMKHVTRYIQPGLELISLDPKRSASILGKGTFDSEETMREAAVRLASDIGALNQKACVCARVVYVQSGTDEAGLANLNKFGGYVYDAMQTLPNTLSTMPKRYDQGLKAEVDALRLDDEWYKVIGGMDGEGAVICSQLPESVSFATKLDDRTANLVPVDDLHEMMGAVDAYTQTVGVYPESIKEDLKDILPLYGAQRIVSLGYAAGLKWAGPQDSIEPLRRMGKWIVNQIASPEMTPAPWLRPSI, from the coding sequence ATGACCAAACCCATTGCGCCAATGATCATCCGCGGCAAAGTCATCACCGACAACCTGATCGACGTCGGTGGCCGCGGCGGCGACCTGGTCTTCCAGACTCCGGATGCGCACAAGTACATCGACCAACTGCCGCTGGGTAACCCGGCGAAGCTGGCCGACCTGTACACGCTCACCTTCAAGGACATCCTCGACTACTGCGAAGCCCTCGGCGAACGCCTGGAGTTCGACCAGAACCCCTACTTGCAGGAAGCCTGCGAGCTGTCCTACCTGACTGCGCCGGTCACCCCGACCATGGTCAAGGGCAGCTACATGGGGCTGCGCCACATGCTTACCCGTGAATCCGTCACCGAACAGGTGGAGAACTCGGTGGGCGTCAAGTACCTGGAAGGCTGGGTCAAGCAAACCCTGATCGATGGCACCGAACTGGACGTGCGCTGCTTCGGCGCCCGCACACTGCATATCGTCGCGGGCAACGCGACCGGGCTGTCGCTGCTGACCATCCTGCGCAACATGGTGCTGCGCAGCGACGCGATCATCAAGGCGCCGTCCAACGACCCGTTCACCGCGCTGGCCATTGCCCGCACCATGGTCGAGATGGCGCCGGACCACCCGCTGACCAAACACCTCAGCGTCGCTTACTGGAAAGGCGGCGACCAGGCCTTCGAGGAACGCCTGTACCAGCCACAGAACCTGGAGAAGATCGTTGCCTGGGGCGGCTTCAACTCGATGAAGCACGTCACCCGCTACATCCAGCCGGGCCTGGAGCTGATCTCCCTCGACCCGAAACGCAGCGCGAGCATCCTCGGCAAGGGCACCTTCGACAGTGAAGAAACCATGCGCGAAGCCGCCGTACGCCTGGCCAGCGACATCGGCGCGCTGAACCAGAAAGCCTGCGTGTGCGCGCGGGTGGTCTACGTGCAGAGCGGCACCGACGAGGCCGGCCTGGCGAATCTGAACAAGTTCGGCGGTTATGTCTACGACGCCATGCAGACCCTGCCCAACACCCTCAGCACCATGCCCAAACGCTACGACCAGGGCCTCAAGGCCGAAGTCGACGCGCTGCGCCTGGATGACGAGTGGTACAAGGTGATTGGCGGCATGGACGGCGAAGGTGCAGTCATCTGCTCGCAGCTTCCGGAGTCGGTGTCCTTTGCCACCAAGCTTGACGACCGTACCGCCAACCTGGTGCCGGTCGATGACCTGCACGAGATGATGGGCGCGGTGGATGCCTACACCCAGACCGTCGGCGTCTACCCGGAAAGCATCAAGGAAGATCTCAAGGACATCCTGCCGCTGTATGGCGCCCAGCGCATCGTTTCGCTGGGCTACGCAGCCGGGTTGAAATGGGCCGGTCCGCAGGATTCCATCGAGCCGCTGCGTCGCATGGGCAAGTGGATCGTCAACCAGATCGCCTCGCCGGAAATGACCCCGGCGCCGTGGTTGCGCCCATCGATCTAA
- a CDS encoding DUF1302 domain-containing protein, whose product MHNNKSNSHTPSRHSLLALAILAASMPAAHAFELDTGNPDWEVRFDNTVKYNYGVRTENAHKRTLRTPNSNDGDYNFRRAGTNITNRVDLLTELDVVHQGSKGFRISAASWYDKAYDNVGSSSNPFGNGNGETSGLVENDPRLAAVTQDNVGNGSRHLSHYAQRYYNGPSGEILDAFVFYSTDVGDESLLSLKAGQHNVFWGESMLNPVHSISYGQSGLDLAKLAASPGTEAKELFVPRNQLSMTFTLDSELTLGAQYFLDWRAARLPEAGTYYGGSDLLGTGAQSLLLGNTNAAVPGSPLGCGLSPCSAINSVRRGHDLTPGNSGDWGVMAKWSPAWLDGTLGFYYRNTSDILPQAWLDVRGISSANPDGTPPVGIVPAGVNTLNSEGTNTYQLAYADNIHIIGLSLSKDFSGVSVGSDLSLRHNMPLASIPATLSSTDPLGLGAGLGLLPVRTAQTGIVYDTPSKGDSMSATGDTLHWTLNGLWAFPKTPLFNSASLLTELYYSNLLKLDSKNAALYKGNGSYRGIDAPTRDNWGIAANFTPTWTQVLPGVDLNMPMSINLGLAGVSPVSAGGAKNTGNYSIGVGAAVYNQYFVDLKYVDAFGKTEKCNTSGTNSGEDNSGSGDGSTPSVFSGNQNYACYGGGYSSFSGGSASIQDRGAVYLTLKTSF is encoded by the coding sequence ATGCATAACAATAAAAGTAATAGCCACACCCCCTCGCGTCACAGTCTGCTGGCCTTGGCCATCCTGGCAGCGTCCATGCCGGCAGCCCATGCCTTCGAACTGGATACCGGCAACCCGGACTGGGAGGTGCGTTTCGATAACACCGTCAAGTACAACTACGGTGTGCGCACCGAAAATGCGCACAAGCGCACGCTGAGGACACCGAACAGCAACGACGGTGACTATAACTTCCGAAGAGCCGGCACCAATATTACCAATCGTGTTGACCTGCTGACCGAGCTGGATGTGGTTCACCAAGGCAGCAAGGGCTTTCGCATCAGTGCTGCGAGCTGGTATGACAAGGCGTATGACAACGTCGGCTCCAGTTCCAATCCCTTCGGTAACGGTAATGGCGAGACGTCGGGCCTGGTCGAGAACGATCCGCGCCTGGCCGCGGTCACCCAGGACAATGTCGGCAATGGCAGTCGCCACCTGAGTCACTACGCCCAGCGCTACTACAATGGCCCGTCCGGCGAAATTCTCGATGCCTTTGTGTTCTACAGCACGGATGTGGGCGACGAGTCCCTGCTCAGCCTCAAGGCCGGCCAGCACAACGTGTTCTGGGGCGAGAGCATGCTGAACCCGGTGCATTCGATCAGCTATGGCCAGTCCGGGCTGGACCTGGCCAAGCTGGCGGCCTCGCCCGGTACCGAGGCCAAGGAGTTGTTCGTACCGCGTAACCAGCTCTCGATGACCTTCACCCTCGATTCCGAGTTGACCCTGGGCGCACAGTACTTCCTGGATTGGCGTGCTGCCCGTCTGCCGGAGGCCGGTACCTACTATGGTGGCTCCGACCTGCTGGGAACCGGCGCGCAGTCGTTGCTGCTGGGCAACACCAATGCCGCGGTCCCTGGAAGCCCTTTGGGGTGCGGCCTGTCGCCTTGCAGCGCGATCAACAGCGTGCGTCGTGGTCATGATCTGACACCGGGCAACAGCGGAGACTGGGGCGTAATGGCCAAGTGGTCACCGGCCTGGCTGGACGGTACCCTCGGTTTCTACTACCGCAATACCTCCGATATTCTGCCGCAGGCGTGGCTGGACGTCAGGGGGATCAGTTCGGCCAACCCCGATGGGACCCCGCCAGTGGGTATCGTGCCGGCTGGCGTCAATACGCTTAACTCGGAGGGGACCAATACCTATCAATTGGCCTATGCCGACAATATCCACATCATTGGTCTGAGCCTGTCCAAGGATTTTTCCGGCGTCAGTGTCGGCTCCGACCTGAGCTTGCGTCACAACATGCCGCTTGCCAGCATTCCGGCCACTCTCAGCTCCACCGATCCGTTGGGGCTGGGTGCCGGCCTGGGTCTGTTGCCTGTGCGTACGGCGCAGACCGGTATTGTCTATGACACCCCGAGCAAGGGCGACAGCATGAGCGCCACCGGTGACACGCTGCACTGGACGCTCAATGGCCTGTGGGCTTTTCCCAAGACACCGCTGTTCAATTCGGCAAGCCTGCTCACCGAGCTGTATTACAGCAATCTGCTCAAGCTCGATAGCAAGAACGCGGCGCTCTACAAGGGCAACGGCAGCTACCGTGGCATCGATGCGCCAACGCGGGACAACTGGGGTATCGCTGCCAACTTCACGCCGACCTGGACCCAGGTGCTCCCGGGTGTCGACCTCAACATGCCGATGTCCATCAACCTGGGCCTTGCCGGCGTATCACCCGTATCCGCCGGCGGTGCGAAAAACACCGGCAACTATTCGATCGGCGTCGGTGCCGCTGTGTACAACCAGTACTTTGTCGACCTGAAGTACGTGGACGCTTTCGGCAAGACCGAAAAGTGCAATACCAGCGGCACGAATAGTGGTGAAGACAATTCCGGCAGCGGCGACGGCTCCACGCCCAGCGTGTTCAGCGGCAACCAGAACTATGCGTGTTATGGCGGTGGCTATTCGAGCTTCTCCGGCGGTAGCGCGAGCATTCAAGACCGAGGGGCCGTGTACCTGACGCTGAAGACCTCTTTCTGA
- a CDS encoding iron-containing alcohol dehydrogenase yields MLKMVFQTTPSTIIELGAATRLATQVRGMGCASVLVVTDAGVIAARLLDAVVAGLESDGIAVTVFSQVQADPPESVILAAVDAAKACGADCVLGLGGGSSLDAAKLAALLARSGESLVEIYGINKTKGPRLPLILVPTTAGTGSEVTSVSVVTTGDGQKNVVYSPMLLPDVAVLDAELTLGLPAHVTAATGIDAMVHAVEAYTTKNLKNPISDCLAREALSLLAGSLFQACKDGKNLEARENMLLGASLAGMAFANAPVAAVHALAYPLGARFHIPHGLSNALVLGPVMRFNLEAVAPLYAQLADIVLPGTLGSDREKASALADYLGGLAGELGLATRLRDLGIVESDIEALAVDAMKQQRLLGNNPREVCLDDVRSIYMEIL; encoded by the coding sequence ATGTTGAAAATGGTATTTCAGACCACGCCATCAACGATCATTGAACTGGGCGCCGCAACCCGGCTCGCCACGCAAGTGCGAGGCATGGGTTGCGCTTCGGTTCTGGTGGTGACCGATGCGGGGGTTATTGCGGCTCGACTACTGGATGCAGTGGTCGCCGGCCTCGAGAGTGACGGGATAGCCGTTACGGTGTTTTCGCAGGTCCAGGCTGACCCGCCGGAGTCGGTGATTCTGGCCGCGGTGGACGCCGCCAAAGCCTGTGGCGCCGATTGCGTGCTGGGCCTGGGTGGCGGCAGCTCGCTGGATGCCGCCAAGCTGGCAGCGTTGTTGGCGCGCAGTGGCGAGTCCCTGGTCGAGATCTACGGCATTAACAAGACCAAGGGCCCGCGCCTGCCGTTGATTCTGGTGCCGACCACGGCCGGGACCGGTTCGGAAGTGACGTCGGTTTCGGTGGTGACCACCGGTGATGGCCAGAAGAACGTGGTTTACTCGCCCATGCTGTTGCCCGACGTGGCCGTGCTGGATGCGGAACTGACCCTTGGCCTGCCAGCCCATGTCACGGCGGCGACCGGTATCGATGCCATGGTTCATGCCGTCGAGGCCTATACCACCAAGAACCTGAAGAACCCGATTTCCGATTGCCTGGCGCGCGAGGCGCTAAGCCTGTTGGCCGGCAGCCTGTTCCAGGCCTGTAAGGACGGCAAGAACCTCGAAGCGCGGGAAAACATGCTGCTGGGTGCCAGCCTGGCGGGTATGGCGTTCGCCAACGCCCCGGTGGCGGCGGTGCATGCCCTGGCTTATCCCCTGGGCGCACGGTTCCACATCCCGCACGGGCTGTCCAATGCCCTGGTGCTGGGGCCGGTGATGCGCTTCAACCTCGAGGCCGTGGCGCCGCTGTATGCGCAACTGGCCGATATCGTCCTGCCCGGCACCTTGGGTAGCGATCGCGAAAAAGCCTCTGCCCTGGCCGACTATCTGGGTGGCCTGGCCGGTGAGCTGGGTCTGGCGACTCGCTTGCGTGACTTGGGTATCGTGGAGTCCGACATCGAGGCGCTGGCTGTCGATGCGATGAAGCAGCAGCGCTTGCTGGGCAACAACCCTCGGGAAGTCTGCCTGGACGACGTGCGCTCGATCTACATGGAAATCCTGTGA
- a CDS encoding TetR/AcrR family transcriptional regulator, protein MTNKKNGDEGVFQVEIPAQPRKAPRQARSIALVSAVKQTALQILESEGRDALNAMRLAEDSGVAISSIYEYFPTMESLIAAIFDDYRNEARTGLYAGIMALPPEATLYDGILLALRAVLAAHHKKTLFDPVFSVRSTHYDELVRLDLVKSKSLLTTTASSALMKRFASEIRVKDLEKAEFLVYQTWSALPRAMLLERPCYLTDEDTPQLMARMLHALLTAPGDPPRPS, encoded by the coding sequence ATGACCAATAAAAAAAACGGGGATGAGGGCGTATTTCAGGTCGAAATTCCAGCCCAACCTCGCAAGGCTCCACGGCAGGCGCGCTCGATCGCGCTGGTTTCGGCCGTGAAGCAAACCGCGCTGCAGATTCTCGAAAGCGAAGGGCGGGACGCCTTGAACGCCATGCGCCTGGCCGAAGATTCAGGCGTGGCGATCAGTTCGATCTACGAATATTTCCCGACGATGGAATCGCTGATCGCTGCGATTTTTGACGATTACCGCAATGAAGCCCGCACGGGGCTGTACGCCGGCATCATGGCGCTGCCGCCTGAGGCCACCCTGTATGACGGAATTTTGCTGGCCTTGCGGGCCGTTCTCGCCGCCCACCACAAGAAAACCCTGTTCGATCCGGTGTTCAGTGTGCGCTCCACTCATTACGACGAGTTGGTGCGCCTGGATCTGGTCAAGTCCAAGTCGCTCTTGACCACTACCGCGAGCTCGGCCTTGATGAAGCGTTTCGCCAGCGAAATCCGGGTGAAAGACCTGGAAAAGGCCGAGTTTCTGGTCTACCAGACATGGTCGGCGCTACCTCGGGCCATGCTGCTGGAAAGGCCCTGTTATCTCACTGACGAGGACACGCCCCAGTTGATGGCGCGGATGCTGCACGCGCTGTTGACTGCCCCAGGTGACCCGCCACGACCCTCGTAG
- a CDS encoding thioesterase family protein, whose product MSTRVERPRRDEFRRFTHMPTRWGDQDAYGHVNNVVYYSYCESAITAFLVEQGTLDSASSPVIGLIVNSGCTYFSPSGFPDQISIGMKISHLGNSSARYELALFRNDEQEAVAAAHIVYVYVDRASNVAVPIPQAIRTVLARLAD is encoded by the coding sequence GTGAGTACCAGGGTCGAGCGGCCGCGTCGGGATGAGTTCCGACGCTTCACCCACATGCCGACGCGCTGGGGGGATCAGGACGCCTACGGGCATGTGAACAATGTGGTCTATTACTCGTATTGCGAGTCGGCGATCACTGCGTTCCTGGTCGAACAGGGGACCCTCGACAGTGCCAGCAGCCCGGTGATCGGGTTGATTGTCAATTCGGGTTGCACCTACTTTTCGCCCAGCGGTTTCCCCGACCAGATCAGTATCGGTATGAAAATTTCCCATCTGGGCAACAGCAGCGCCCGGTACGAACTGGCCTTGTTTCGCAACGATGAGCAGGAGGCGGTTGCAGCGGCCCATATCGTTTATGTGTATGTCGATCGGGCCAGCAACGTAGCAGTGCCCATCCCGCAAGCGATACGAACGGTACTCGCCAGGCTCGCTGACTGA